TATCTGTACAATAAAGCTTCAAAAGTGCTCCTGTGTCTGACTGGCTTATGCGTTCTTTCTAATACTGGTGTTGAATTGTTAAAGCAAAGTGCAGTTGGATGGTTGTACAACAGCTAGCCTGATTATCCTGTTCGAAAGAAAACTCCAGAGTAAAAAGTCTCAAGAGATATTTATGACAATATGAATGAATTGACACGTTAAATAACTCATTGATCCGTCAGGTTTGTGAGCGTCACAGCTATTCTTTTGTATATTATGGAGATGTTTAATGAGGTCAAATTAAATGAATTACActttaacaacaaaacatttacaccacaaaaaaaacagacttgTATGTTAACTTTTTGTGCATGCATCATATAAAATCAACACGTATGCAGGAAATATTGTGTACAGCATTATTGAACAGGTTTTGATTTGTGTGTTTCGAAGACTAATTGACACTAGTTTGTGATAGATAATGCATCTAAAGTGATCTAACATTTtccatcacacacaaacatcaacatTTATATGATTTGAGGGATGAAAATCCACAATGCTGAGTAATTTCAGATGTCTGTGACTGGGATTAAACCTTCAAATCTCTTTATTGTCCATGTACTGAATATTGAAAGAGATGTTTGTATGTGGACAAAGTCACTGAACACTTGGAAGatgaaatactgtatttttattagtTGGCACATGTATATTACATTCTCATACGTTTGATTTCACAATCCCAAAATGAGAAAATTGAAATATTCCAGTGATGGGTACACCCGGCTGGGTCACAGTTTTGATGGAGTGTTGATGGatctttgtgttcatttcaTCCCATACACAACAATTACagaatttcaaaatgtaatttccGTGGCCAAACCGTGATTTACATTCAAAGTCTAATGATGCGAGTATGACGAATTTAAAGtgcttgtattgttttaatcgTATGGGTGCTCCATCTGGTTGATTCTTCATTATAATGCAGCAGTTTAGATTTGACTTCGTTTTCTAGAAActtgaaataatattaatagtcatgCTAAAGAGAAACTGTTCATTATATCCTAAAGATTAATGCAGCCACATCCACTACACAAAACAATCTTCAGCCACGAGAATGAGACGTACACCAATATAACCATCATcacatcaaacaacaaaaccaacaCGCGCGCATCTCATAATTCACTTCAAGTGTTTCATGCTGCACTAGATGTGAATTTTAACAGCATGACGTAGTGTTAACCACAGGCTTTAGATCTTAAATCGTGGGTTTGTCATTACTTCGCAGACACGCTAACAATAAAAACCATGGAACTTTATAagatataaatgcacttaaaagTCCAACACTCCGCTGTAAAAAGGAAGCCGGACCCTcgacagttctgggtcaccaaCCACCGCAACCTCACGTGTACCACAATCTACACATCAGAACAACAAGCACTCGAAAGATTTGATCTGTACAagaggaaataaaacaaaagctaaCTACAGTGGCTCAGAATTCACAGTTTTACACCAACCGCTGCTTTCAACGAGACCGAGCGAGCAGTTTGACTTTAAAGACGTCCTTGACATCTCAAAGGATAAGAGAAGACGTTTCAACAATGATGCTCGGATGAAATCTGTCCTCGCCTCTCAAGGGTTTAATGAGTGTCTCAAGACGTAAAGTAATATTTCTGAGACATGCAAGAGGTTAAAACAACCGGATTGATAGATATTTTTCGCTCGAGCGATAAAAACCTCACAGACTGAATAAAGTGAAATGCAATCTGCTGAACATTCTCCAGTTCTGAAATACACAAGATGTAAAAACTGTCTTGCGCTCTCGACACATACACAATTGAACTCATCGATTCACGGGCAGAGATGGAAAGAGCTGAACTGGACGTGTCTGATATGGGAAAAACCTCTTGGAAATGTGCAATACTGGGAGTCCAAGCACttgttattgtttatatataatgtaaacatttgCTAACGGCCAGTATTCAAGTCAACATGAGCcggtgttaaaaaaacattttactccAGTCATGACACATTTCCAGATGCAACCGGATATTAAATGAGAAAATACATCATCGGTCATCGCACagtcatgttcatgttcatgttctaTTCAGGTTCGGTTTTTACTATATCAACTCAagttttgtattaaaaataGTAGTATTACAGTCCAGTGGAACCAGGTAGTCGTATAAATGAAACCCTCTGTGTTTTTGGAGGCCCGCAGAATATTTACAAGATggtcaaacaaaaacaaaaaacagggaCGTTAAGAACATCTATTAAACACGACGTACAGGTGAAACATTCATGGCATCACACAAACTCATATGACAAATAAATACCAGTGCTCATGCAAAACGATTCACTTCTCACGCATTCCCACGACTACAGGTTTCATCTCACAGTCACGCTTCTAACAAAAcctccttcacacacacacgcgcgcgtgCGCGCGCATAGGAAACTCAATATGTAAAATACTGAAAGTCACATGCTAATAAAGAAGCGTTCATTTAATCTCACACGGGCCGCAGAGAGCACACGGCACGAAAGGAAAACGAATCGGTAAACAGCAAAAGTATTCAATTTACAAAAGTATTCCTCCAACACTCGATGTCTGTGCCAGCGTCCCGGCACTCGCAGAGGGTTGGCAAAGCATtgtttgtgtctttgttttgtttgaaagaCGTAAAACTGAAAAGGAGAAGAGAGTAATGAAAGTAAGAGCGCGAGTGAAGGAAGCATCTAAGTGCGGTTGTTTTGCATTAGTTATCTGATGTCGGAGACGGAGCTCTGATTGATGCTGTAGGTGGGTGACAGATCTTCATCTATGGTGGCCACCAGCGGAGCACCGTTCCGGTTCAGACAGCCCTCCTGAAGAGCGGCGAAATATGTGGCCTGAACGGGTTTGTGATACTGCAACACTTGGATGGCATCCTCGATTTTAAACCACTCCCTTTTTCTCCCTGTCACATCAACAAAGAGCCAGAAAATGCAAATCACATACACTGATCATCTTTTGTCCGGAAAAATAACGTCGACCTTAACTTTAATGTCAATTACTAACCAATGTTAACAGAATCCTCCCAGTCTTCCAAAACTTCAGCCACGATGAGAACGTAGACGTACGTTCTGTGTTTCCTATCTCGATTCTGAATGTAAAACAACGTTTTAGTCATCAGAACAAACATCACAACCCTGCAGATAGCGGACACACTGACTCGCGTTAACATACAACTTACTTCAAATATTCCTACGAGTCTTCCTAAAATCCCTTTGACACCGGCCTGTGGAAGAATAAAAGGACAAAACTGACGCTACATTGtcaaaaatgtgtcaaattcAAACATTTCAACATCAAACAATTCTAGTGTCATAGCACCCCCCAAATTTAAAGTCGGAAGTAGCGATTGTCTTTTTTCATATCGTAGCGCTTTTCATTTAACAACCACTGAAAACTAATATCAcacggatgcagcaaatcatgttgactttttttttaaacaaattaaatatatgtattttaatgtcatatacgacattatatttacaaatgattgtctgttcgtgacatttgaacgtcatttcttaccttaaaaccgaaagtaaacggctcgcggaaggtctgcattcggtaaaaacgAGCTAATAACATATTTcagattcacatttcatgtccagtttttttctcatgtgggaTAATGTGCAAGCTGCCGGCTGTTATGGCCAAATATcgccttcagtgtgatacaagaccctccgcttaaAATAATTGTGATAAATTGTAACTTTATTGTAAAAGTCGAACCTCTTCACAAACTTCTCGGACAGCGGCGTCGTTCGGCTCTTCATCGGGCTCCATTCCCCCTCCGGGAACGATCCACTTGTCAGGATACCTGCTGCTGCTCACCAACAACACCTGTGTgaatacacaacacaacatcatcACATCTGACCAACACACTCTGTGTGTCACATCAAGTTCATCTGTTTCACTGTCATAAATTTGTATTCTGTGTGTGCGTGGcatcacaataaacacacatgacTTCAGATTCTCCAAGCTACTTAACACACAATAAATCACCAATGTACTCCAAATAATACCAGAATATTACCACAGTACAGCGTCCAAAACACTGCCGTTACCAAAGTCTTTACACCGTGGTAATATTATACTAACGTTACATGTTCAAATGGTACatatccaaaaataaaagtattcttattagggctgtcaaaagattaatcgcgattaatcgcatccagaataaacgtttgtgtttacataacatatgtctaggtactgtgcatattcattttgtatttataaatacaaacacatacacaagtatacatatttagtaaatatttacatgcatttatttatgtttaccaataattgaaatgatatataaatgtttgttaatatttcgatttttcttaaatatatgcatggatgtgtatgtgttaataaatacaaaattattatgcacagtaaacatataaatattatgtaaacacaaacttttattctggatgcgattaatcttttgacagccctatggCACGTGTGTAAAATCATGACAACGTGTTGTTATTGGTGCTTAATAAAGACGCGATAAAACACTGAGATTTACCCACGCACGGGCCTACCAGAGCGCGACAACGCGACGCGCCCTTCGCTGTACCCACGCCTCGAGCGTTTCTTCTTCGCCGTGTCTAACGGACGACTTTGAGTTTGTCGCTTTCAAGGGTTGTTCAACGCTAGGCCAACACAGCTGACTAGTCCCAAGCTAACCAGCACTAGCACGCTGCTAGCTCACGTTTAAACGTCAAACGCGTGAGATCCGAAGGTCTGCGGTGCGGCTGTGATCCGCGCGACGCGTTCACCGGGACTCACCTCTTCCTCGGTTTCGTTCCTGAAGCACAGACAGGCGGCCCGTTTCTTGAATCCGTCTCCATCATACGTGCGCGTCTGGTTCGACTTCAGCTTCATCATGTCGGGCTGCGCGTCGCGTCGCGTCACGACTGAGATCGGATCTTGAACCTGCGGCAGATACAGACGCAAAGTCCGCGTGTGGAAACCGCGAGTTTTATTACTGACAATAAACTCTCCTGCGCTTCATTTTTCCGAAGCCGAGCGCATCTCGCACACAGACGCCATTACCGGAACAGATACGCGATGTGCGTAACGCCAACCGCGCACGCCGACAAAAGCACGTCGTGGCGTTTAGAGAATAGGGCTTGTGGGTATGAAATTGCGCACGTCAGtcttcctttctttctctcacacactcgTGCATAAAATGTGTATACaaattacattatatattagggatgcaccgatatgtacatttagGCAGATAACCGATGTTTCTTTAATattggaagccgataatcgatatattggccgatatacagtatctaaatattaacattataataaatgataagaaatataacattttctgagactgaaacaaaatgcaaaaaatggacaactgcttttatttgaaaacattcactgcagaaaacaaagtcCATCAATTCTATTTTCCCCTGagaatcatgtaccaagcctcctttacactagttaacgattctttaacttaaaaaaattctgtaatagtgtttatttaataaacaaattaaagatgttcttccagagcaacccagaaaagtgttcttaatagccacgagtctaacaggtctcaagacagaaagcattcagacagcaatctGATCCAAACCATATGcttcataaatatttacatactgtaatacatcaacaatgttttgctaataatagtgagtgaatgatcacgactgAAAGACTGTACTGTACTGGGTTTTAACGGTGAGCAGcctgcagctgaagaagtttaaccagagaaaATTATTTGATTAATCGGCTATAATTGATCAGTCTCAATTGTATTATCGGCCAATACtgataacattaaaaactaccatttatcggccgataatttattgtgcatccctatTATATATGTTATAGATATTATAATACTGTAAACATTACATATGTACAATAAAtgatcattattttttaataaagtctaaaacagcaaacaactttatttacttgttattattatttttgtggtgttgtttttgtttataaatataattgtaaccatttataaaacatttatgcGTTATTgtacatattaatacagtaataaattattgaaaatgaattgaaataTCGACTGGTATCAAAGGCATAAAAGGGATATGCAAACATGAATAAtttgaaaaagtatttttattaagaTTAGCACACATTACACATTGAAATAAATAGTTAATGTAATCCATACTGTATAGAACTGTAATGTTGTATTAACAGAACGTCTACTGCAACACGAACACTCACAGCAGAATAAAGGTGCTTC
The Triplophysa rosa linkage group LG7, Trosa_1v2, whole genome shotgun sequence genome window above contains:
- the nudt3b gene encoding diphosphoinositol polyphosphate phosphohydrolase 1; its protein translation is MMKLKSNQTRTYDGDGFKKRAACLCFRNETEEEVLLVSSSRYPDKWIVPGGGMEPDEEPNDAAVREVCEEAGVKGILGRLVGIFENRDRKHRTYVYVLIVAEVLEDWEDSVNIGRKREWFKIEDAIQVLQYHKPVQATYFAALQEGCLNRNGAPLVATIDEDLSPTYSINQSSVSDIR